In the genome of Xanthocytophaga agilis, one region contains:
- a CDS encoding hotdog fold thioesterase — protein MQSPSNLFPSQLTIEFLNQMGAKTMSSHLGIEFTEIGADHIIAKMPVDFRTHQPLGLLHGGASVVLAETLGSIAANCCLDTTKQYAVGLEINANHVRSVSEGFVYGKTTPIHIGRSTHVWDIRITNEKDQLVCVSRLTVAIKDKK, from the coding sequence ATGCAGTCTCCCTCTAATCTATTTCCCTCTCAGCTTACTATAGAGTTCCTCAATCAAATGGGAGCAAAAACCATGTCTTCTCATTTGGGTATTGAATTTACAGAGATTGGTGCTGACCACATCATTGCTAAAATGCCGGTTGACTTTCGGACTCATCAACCTCTGGGATTGTTACATGGAGGTGCTTCTGTTGTACTGGCAGAGACATTGGGAAGCATAGCGGCTAACTGTTGTCTGGATACCACCAAACAATATGCGGTAGGTCTGGAAATCAATGCCAACCACGTACGTTCAGTATCTGAAGGATTTGTGTACGGCAAAACAACTCCTATACACATTGGACGTAGCACTCATGTTTGGGATATTCGTATCACCAATGAAAAAGATCAACTGGTGTGTGTGAGTCGACTAACGGTAGCCATAAAAGACAAAAAGTAA
- a CDS encoding GDSL-type esterase/lipase family protein — MKPNMMMRHFYFLLLICILLFQCSSPLKKYELTAIRWEKDIQEFEKLDTTEKYLENAILFTGSSSIRLWKTIEKDMAPYPVIQRGFGGSTMSDVAYYIKRIVYPHQFRAVVVFVANDISGKITDKTPEEVLNLFTYIHRTIRNKFPGKPIYFIEITPTNSRWTEWPKIQKVNDMAKQFCQSRPNTYFIETASLYLGPDGKPNASLFAEDQLHQNWEGYKIWTKAIKDKLDATLK; from the coding sequence ATGAAACCCAATATGATGATGCGACATTTCTACTTCCTTTTACTAATCTGTATACTACTTTTTCAATGTTCTTCTCCATTAAAAAAGTATGAGCTTACAGCTATTCGCTGGGAAAAAGATATTCAGGAATTCGAGAAACTGGACACAACTGAAAAATATCTGGAGAATGCTATCCTGTTTACCGGAAGTTCAAGCATACGACTTTGGAAGACTATAGAAAAGGATATGGCACCTTATCCGGTAATTCAACGTGGATTTGGAGGCTCAACTATGTCAGATGTTGCGTATTATATCAAACGGATAGTGTATCCTCATCAGTTCAGAGCAGTGGTTGTTTTTGTTGCCAATGATATTTCGGGAAAAATAACAGATAAAACACCTGAAGAGGTACTAAATCTATTTACGTATATTCATCGCACGATACGAAATAAGTTTCCTGGCAAACCCATCTACTTTATAGAAATTACCCCTACCAATAGTCGCTGGACGGAATGGCCGAAAATTCAGAAAGTAAATGATATGGCAAAACAATTTTGCCAATCCAGACCAAATACATATTTCATTGAAACTGCTTCACTTTATTTAGGTCCCGATGGTAAACCCAATGCCAGTTTGTTTGCAGAAGATCAACTGCATCAGAATTGGGAAGGATATAAAATCTGGACAAAGGCAATTAAAGATAAACTAGATGCTACGCTGAAATAA
- a CDS encoding tetratricopeptide repeat protein — MLQRIGILFIFSLFISTVYSQNKASEKAYKKAISYFNKGQAVEGFDYLQKALKADSTHKKALYALGYYQFQAQKYDSARMAFDRLIVHYPKDTSFYHYRALTRLYTEDYTGAEKDFQHVLSIDPKDETAWNDLGYLYYQWGKEKEANEALDRSISVRPSRSAWYYKALLAYEQDEKGKAKDYVQKALVLDPAYPNALRLNATLLAEDKKYPEAVKIYEGLLQAGEIEDEDFLDWGMIYYRQKKYEDALYYFDLPDSTDNVNLLYYKGLTQYRLKKYPEALTSLNQATQELDSEAEENAPILYDLAIVKFQAGSRKEAVEDFLHSIYLMPEIAQQRNQVGDTLELLGNAVLLLNRLYTPGQLDSVRIMGYYDRADALVEDGDIGEDALHSINQAISLDTLGSNAYFLRARIYYFQEKYAEALRDMNKVFLLKKNTLKSYEHYWRGLVYSAMDAFDNALTDYNKAIQLEPSESTYYADRALVLSAIGENSSALQDINQAMQLEKENDHTYLILIRASLLNDEGQYEQAIRDCDTVITAQPENALAYCMRGFAHKGLRQTPKALADFTKALSLEPDMEEAKAGLEDLDGQ; from the coding sequence ATGCTACAAAGAATCGGAATTCTATTCATTTTTTCTCTATTTATTTCTACCGTTTATAGTCAGAATAAAGCATCCGAAAAAGCTTATAAGAAAGCTATTTCCTATTTTAACAAGGGACAGGCCGTTGAAGGCTTCGACTACCTCCAAAAAGCACTGAAGGCTGATTCTACTCATAAAAAAGCTTTGTATGCATTGGGCTACTATCAGTTTCAGGCCCAAAAATATGATAGTGCGCGTATGGCTTTTGATCGGTTGATTGTGCACTATCCCAAGGATACCAGCTTTTATCACTATAGAGCTCTTACCCGTTTATATACAGAAGATTATACAGGAGCAGAAAAAGATTTCCAGCATGTATTATCCATCGATCCTAAAGACGAAACAGCATGGAATGATCTGGGCTACCTGTATTATCAGTGGGGAAAAGAAAAAGAAGCCAATGAAGCCCTGGACCGCTCCATTTCTGTTCGACCTAGCCGTAGCGCCTGGTACTATAAAGCTTTGTTAGCCTATGAGCAGGATGAAAAAGGGAAAGCAAAAGACTATGTGCAAAAGGCATTGGTACTTGATCCAGCCTATCCCAATGCACTACGATTGAATGCTACTTTGCTGGCTGAAGATAAGAAATATCCGGAGGCTGTTAAAATCTATGAAGGATTATTACAGGCTGGAGAAATAGAAGATGAAGACTTTTTAGATTGGGGAATGATTTATTATCGGCAAAAAAAATACGAAGATGCGCTATACTATTTTGACTTGCCAGACTCTACCGATAATGTCAATCTGTTATATTATAAAGGATTGACACAATACCGTCTGAAAAAATATCCGGAAGCACTCACCTCACTGAATCAGGCTACACAGGAACTGGATAGTGAAGCTGAAGAAAATGCACCAATTCTGTATGACCTCGCTATTGTAAAATTTCAGGCAGGAAGCCGTAAAGAAGCCGTAGAGGATTTTCTTCATTCTATATATCTGATGCCAGAGATTGCTCAGCAAAGAAACCAGGTTGGTGATACATTGGAACTTTTAGGGAATGCTGTATTGCTTCTTAACCGATTGTATACTCCAGGACAACTGGATAGTGTACGAATCATGGGTTATTATGACAGAGCGGATGCATTAGTAGAAGATGGAGATATCGGGGAAGATGCCTTACATTCCATCAATCAGGCAATAAGTTTGGATACACTTGGTTCAAATGCGTATTTCCTTCGTGCCAGGATTTACTATTTTCAGGAGAAATATGCAGAAGCTTTACGAGATATGAATAAAGTATTCCTGTTGAAGAAAAATACCCTAAAAAGTTACGAACATTATTGGCGGGGTTTGGTTTATAGTGCAATGGATGCTTTTGACAATGCGCTGACAGATTATAATAAGGCTATCCAGCTGGAACCAAGCGAGTCTACTTATTATGCAGACCGGGCATTGGTTTTGTCAGCAATCGGAGAAAATTCAAGTGCGCTTCAGGATATAAATCAGGCAATGCAATTGGAAAAGGAGAATGATCATACATATTTAATCCTCATACGAGCTAGTTTGCTGAATGATGAAGGACAATACGAACAAGCTATCAGGGATTGTGATACTGTTATTACGGCTCAACCTGAGAATGCGCTGGCTTATTGTATGAGAGGGTTTGCGCACAAAGGGCTAAGACAAACCCCCAAGGCCCTGGCTGATTTTACCAAAGCCTTATCTCTGGAACCTGACATGGAAGAGGCAAAGGCTGGACTGGAAGATCTGGATGGACAATAA
- a CDS encoding histidine phosphatase family protein translates to MKTKEIYLIRHGETDYNRKGIVQGSGVDTDLNDLGRSQAQAFFEKYQHIPFKKVYTSVLKRAIQSVSGFLSLGLPHEKYAGLNEISWGHREGQRITPEEDAYYHSVLAAWADGEDYLRIDGGESPADVQARQKPVIDTIISRPEEDVILICMHGRAMRILLSMLAETPLKDMDQYEHTNLCLYKLEYDGKKFSIVAHNDIQHLHKLTHLMH, encoded by the coding sequence TTGAAAACCAAAGAAATATACTTGATCAGGCACGGTGAAACCGATTATAACCGGAAAGGCATCGTGCAAGGTAGTGGAGTAGATACTGATTTGAACGATTTAGGCCGTAGCCAGGCTCAGGCGTTTTTTGAGAAATATCAACACATTCCCTTTAAAAAGGTTTATACTTCTGTATTAAAGCGTGCCATCCAATCTGTATCCGGATTTCTTTCTTTGGGGCTTCCTCATGAAAAATATGCAGGACTGAATGAGATTTCCTGGGGCCACCGGGAAGGGCAGCGAATCACTCCGGAAGAAGATGCCTATTATCATTCTGTTTTGGCTGCGTGGGCCGATGGCGAAGACTATCTGCGAATTGATGGAGGGGAAAGTCCTGCAGATGTACAGGCTCGTCAAAAGCCTGTTATTGATACGATTATTTCCCGTCCTGAAGAAGATGTTATTCTGATATGTATGCATGGCCGGGCTATGCGTATACTGTTAAGCATGTTAGCTGAAACACCCTTGAAAGACATGGACCAATATGAGCATACTAATCTATGTTTATACAAACTGGAATACGATGGTAAAAAATTTTCGATTGTTGCCCATAATGATATTCAGCATTTGCATAAACTGACACATTTAATGCATTAA
- the hisF gene encoding imidazole glycerol phosphate synthase subunit HisF, translating to MLTKRIIPCLDIKDGRTVKGTNFVNLRDAGDPVELAQRYAQEGADELVFLDITATVDNRKTLIDLVTRVAAVVDIPFTVGGGIGSIADVSALLQAGADKVSINSAAVRTPNLVDELSREFGSQCIVVAIDTRNVDGEEIVHTHGGRKPTDKSTIPWAKEVESRGAGEILLTSMDTDGTKAGFALEVTRILSEGLSIPVIASGGAGTMEHFKDIFTVGKADAALAASIFHFQEIEIPVLKHYLQSAGITMRL from the coding sequence TTGCTTACCAAACGCATTATTCCCTGTCTTGATATCAAAGATGGTCGCACTGTTAAAGGGACCAACTTTGTCAATCTTCGCGATGCGGGTGATCCCGTAGAGCTTGCCCAACGTTATGCCCAGGAGGGAGCCGATGAACTGGTATTTCTGGATATTACGGCTACAGTAGATAACCGTAAAACATTAATTGATCTGGTAACTCGGGTAGCTGCTGTTGTAGATATTCCCTTCACAGTAGGTGGGGGGATTGGCTCTATTGCTGATGTATCAGCTTTATTGCAGGCTGGTGCTGATAAAGTTTCTATTAATTCAGCTGCTGTTCGTACCCCTAACCTTGTCGATGAACTATCAAGAGAATTTGGAAGCCAATGCATTGTGGTCGCTATTGATACCCGTAATGTAGATGGCGAAGAGATTGTTCATACACATGGAGGGCGTAAACCTACTGATAAGTCTACCATTCCTTGGGCTAAAGAGGTAGAATCCCGGGGTGCTGGCGAAATTCTACTTACCTCTATGGATACCGATGGCACCAAAGCCGGATTTGCTTTAGAGGTTACCCGTATCCTTTCCGAAGGCCTTTCCATTCCTGTAATTGCTTCTGGTGGAGCGGGTACAATGGAACATTTTAAAGATATATTTACTGTGGGAAAAGCAGATGCTGCACTTGCTGCCAGTATCTTTCACTTTCAGGAAATTGAAATCCCTGTTTTAAAACACTACCTGCAATCTGCAGGAATCACAATGAGACTGTAG
- a CDS encoding alpha/beta hydrolase, translating to MIRRKTTKKYFWAILFVFAGMNLVAFIHAYKFTHFTDRAVVKTKDPSKLSVTEKLNALAFGVDNPRPQNQVHPPLHYRTIQLKSTVPLEGWYIQITKSKGTVLLFHGYSGAKSLLLDKASEFMRLGYSVFLLDFRGSGGSAGSQTTIGFDEAADVYESVKYIQNQGEKNIYLFGTSMGAVAIMKAFYDFSLQPKGIILECPFGSMYQTTVARFHNMHVPPFPMASLLVFWGGIQNGFWAFGHNPTKYAKNIHCPTLLMYGEKDANVSRQEINDIYANLQGQKILRTYPLAGHDNYLKKYKKEWIQDIKAFLPS from the coding sequence ATGATCCGTAGGAAAACTACTAAAAAGTATTTTTGGGCAATTCTATTTGTGTTTGCAGGTATGAATCTGGTTGCCTTTATTCACGCCTATAAATTCACCCATTTCACAGACAGGGCAGTTGTTAAAACCAAAGATCCCAGCAAGTTATCAGTTACAGAAAAACTCAATGCACTGGCCTTTGGAGTAGATAACCCACGACCTCAAAACCAGGTACATCCTCCTTTACACTATCGGACTATTCAGCTAAAAAGTACGGTCCCTTTGGAAGGATGGTACATTCAGATAACAAAATCCAAAGGAACAGTCCTTCTGTTTCATGGATATTCCGGAGCTAAATCCCTGCTACTTGACAAAGCCAGTGAATTTATGAGGTTAGGCTATAGCGTCTTTCTACTAGACTTCAGAGGCTCCGGTGGTTCAGCAGGTAGTCAGACAACCATTGGCTTTGATGAAGCAGCCGATGTATATGAAAGTGTAAAGTACATTCAAAATCAGGGTGAGAAAAATATTTATTTGTTCGGCACCTCGATGGGTGCAGTAGCTATTATGAAAGCCTTTTATGACTTTTCATTACAGCCTAAAGGAATCATTCTGGAATGTCCGTTTGGATCAATGTATCAGACTACAGTCGCACGTTTTCACAATATGCATGTTCCACCCTTTCCAATGGCAAGCTTACTGGTATTCTGGGGAGGCATTCAGAATGGGTTTTGGGCATTTGGACACAATCCAACGAAATATGCCAAAAACATACATTGCCCTACTCTACTTATGTATGGAGAAAAAGATGCTAATGTGAGTAGACAGGAGATTAATGATATATATGCTAACTTGCAGGGACAAAAAATACTGCGAACCTATCCGTTAGCCGGACATGACAATTATCTAAAAAAATATAAAAAGGAGTGGATTCAGGATATAAAAGCATTCTTACCCTCCTGA